The Cohnella abietis genome has a segment encoding these proteins:
- a CDS encoding ROK family protein → MHNKVYAGIDLGGTKLLVVLLNEAGEVLKKSETSTNAQEGPEAVIKRMIELLQNCMEPSYSLASIGVATAGTLIAEEGIVAQASNLGWINIPLGKQLEQAFGVRVNIENDANAAAYGEWAVGAGKGTKNCVFITVSTGIGAGIVSSGQLIRGRDSSAGELGHITIDWNGPRCLCGNVGCLELYASGTAIARRAQQEAAELPEKAALLLEKAGGNPITSRHVAEAASEGEELSVRVLQEAGQALGAGLISAIHAINPEVIIIGGGAASIGPLLLDPMHQVIADRAIKSMAAGLRIVTPLLGKEAGAIGAALLVAADAS, encoded by the coding sequence ATGCATAATAAAGTATACGCAGGTATTGATCTAGGTGGGACTAAACTGTTGGTCGTTCTCCTGAATGAAGCGGGAGAAGTCCTGAAAAAATCGGAGACGAGCACGAATGCTCAAGAAGGCCCCGAAGCTGTTATTAAGCGAATGATTGAATTGCTGCAAAATTGCATGGAGCCTAGTTATTCCTTGGCTAGCATTGGAGTAGCTACTGCTGGTACATTGATTGCCGAAGAAGGTATTGTTGCGCAAGCATCCAACTTAGGGTGGATTAATATTCCTCTAGGCAAACAATTGGAGCAGGCTTTCGGTGTGCGTGTGAATATAGAAAATGATGCAAATGCGGCAGCCTACGGGGAATGGGCGGTAGGTGCTGGCAAAGGAACGAAAAATTGTGTCTTTATTACCGTGTCGACGGGAATTGGGGCTGGAATTGTTAGCTCCGGTCAGTTAATTCGAGGTAGAGATTCGAGTGCGGGAGAGCTAGGCCATATCACGATTGATTGGAATGGCCCGAGATGTCTTTGTGGAAATGTCGGCTGTCTGGAGCTGTATGCATCTGGCACTGCAATTGCTAGAAGAGCTCAGCAGGAGGCGGCAGAGCTTCCAGAGAAGGCTGCATTGTTATTGGAGAAAGCGGGAGGAAATCCAATTACTTCTCGTCATGTAGCAGAAGCAGCATCCGAGGGCGAGGAGCTGTCTGTGCGAGTTCTTCAAGAGGCTGGACAGGCGCTTGGTGCGGGACTTATTAGTGCTATACATGCGATAAACCCGGAAGTAATCATTATTGGCGGCGGGGCGGCAAGCATTGGCCCCCTTTTACTAGATCCGATGCATCAAGTCATTGCTGATCGTGCCATTAAATCCATGGCTGCAGGTCTGCGAATTGTTACACCTCTGCTAGGTAAAGAAGCGGGTGCCATCGGTGCAGCATTACTGGTCGCTGCAGACGCATCTTAA
- a CDS encoding DMT family transporter has translation MKSQKADLLILLVTICWGSSYIFMKLGLNSIEEFNLIALRFGLAFVVAAIIFFKRLRHTNSITIKYGALLGFVLFGVFTSIMFGLKTTTISNAGFLVSLTVIFLPLIYVIVYKRKLQLSLIIGVCLAILGIGLMTLNSKLSIHPGDFLCILAALLYAIHILITGYAAKVTDALNLGIIQLGFAGGFGLIFSIIFETPTYPNSSNGWIAVLALSIVCSAFGFIVQPLAQKYTTPTRTGLIFALEPVFAALFGFLFAHETLSLKGYFGAALVLVGVVVSEWRGKRKKSLSTKNNRILQ, from the coding sequence TTGAAATCGCAAAAAGCTGATTTGCTTATTTTACTGGTCACAATATGTTGGGGATCATCATATATATTTATGAAGCTTGGACTAAATTCTATAGAAGAATTTAACTTGATCGCTCTCCGCTTCGGACTTGCATTCGTTGTAGCAGCAATTATTTTCTTTAAACGCTTACGTCACACCAATTCGATAACTATAAAATATGGCGCTTTGCTAGGATTCGTATTGTTCGGTGTATTTACATCAATTATGTTTGGCTTAAAAACGACCACTATATCAAATGCTGGATTTTTGGTTAGCCTAACGGTAATATTTTTGCCCTTAATTTATGTCATTGTGTACAAGAGAAAACTTCAGTTAAGCCTTATCATTGGCGTTTGTCTTGCAATCCTAGGTATTGGACTGATGACGCTAAATAGCAAGTTAAGTATTCATCCAGGAGATTTCTTATGTATTTTGGCTGCGTTGTTATATGCAATACATATTTTGATTACCGGATATGCAGCGAAAGTAACGGATGCATTAAACTTGGGGATTATACAATTGGGGTTCGCGGGTGGTTTTGGATTGATCTTTTCCATTATTTTTGAAACGCCCACGTACCCTAATTCTTCAAATGGATGGATAGCGGTACTCGCACTAAGCATCGTCTGCAGTGCTTTCGGATTTATTGTCCAGCCATTGGCACAAAAGTACACGACTCCTACCCGAACAGGACTAATATTTGCGCTTGAACCTGTGTTTGCTGCTTTGTTTGGATTCTTGTTCGCCCATGAAACATTGTCACTTAAAGGTTATTTCGGTGCGGCTCTTGTGTTGGTAGGAGTTGTCGTATCGGAGTGGCGAGGAAAACGAAAGAAATCACTTAGCACTAAAAACAACAGAATTTTACAATGA
- a CDS encoding putative bifunctional diguanylate cyclase/phosphodiesterase — translation MSKQGHEQIKAYKVQMPFAASLRISIIYLICGALWILFSDKALSSLVQDKEMFEQMSLIKGWSYIVMTAILLFYLIYKATLRMRVAERKLHNQYMELLNSREELRHIAFRDQLTGLPNRLALNEIVILHKNTSLLHLDLDEFKYVNDTLGHAFGDRLVQEFSKRLVNELLASEQLYRLGGDDWIIVSHEPLDRLPLRVEQLLSLFEKPCVVDEHRMHMTGSIGISHFPIHGRTLEQLMKNAEIALYHTKKQGGNGLAFYDASFSMPLQQRADMIRLLRYGLENEEFELHYQPQINLENSRIEGFEALIRWNSSELGRIPPDQFIRLAEESHLIIPMGEWVLRTACKFIRGIHESEENKPIVSVNVSVVQLIGHRFEERVLDILRETGLDPCYLELEVTESMMIESMDLVADKLTRLKEYGINIALDDFGRGFSSLSHLMRLPITTLKIDKSFIEHIPENQEDQPLTGLIIQLAKGMGMKVVAEGVEKYVQLDYLKKYECNCIQGFLFSKPLPALIARDWIKAFSLPIR, via the coding sequence GTGTCGAAACAGGGCCATGAGCAAATCAAAGCTTATAAAGTACAAATGCCGTTCGCAGCCTCTTTGCGAATTTCTATCATTTATTTGATTTGCGGCGCATTATGGATTTTGTTCTCGGATAAGGCGTTAAGCTCTCTCGTACAAGACAAAGAGATGTTTGAGCAAATGAGTCTGATTAAGGGCTGGTCGTATATCGTGATGACGGCCATTTTATTGTTCTATTTAATCTATAAAGCAACTCTTCGAATGAGGGTGGCAGAGCGCAAGCTTCACAATCAATATATGGAGCTTCTTAATAGCCGGGAGGAGCTGCGCCATATTGCCTTTCGAGACCAGCTAACCGGATTGCCGAATAGGCTGGCGCTGAATGAGATTGTAATTTTGCACAAAAACACCTCGTTGCTTCACTTGGATCTAGATGAATTTAAATACGTTAACGATACGCTTGGACATGCGTTTGGAGATCGATTAGTTCAGGAGTTTTCCAAAAGATTGGTCAATGAGCTACTAGCCTCGGAGCAGCTGTACCGATTGGGTGGAGATGATTGGATTATTGTTTCCCATGAGCCTCTCGATAGGTTGCCATTAAGGGTCGAGCAGTTACTTAGCTTGTTTGAGAAGCCTTGTGTTGTTGACGAGCATCGCATGCATATGACTGGAAGCATCGGAATCTCCCATTTTCCAATCCATGGTCGGACACTTGAGCAGCTGATGAAAAATGCTGAAATTGCTCTATACCATACTAAGAAGCAGGGTGGAAATGGGCTTGCATTCTATGATGCTTCTTTTAGTATGCCGTTACAACAGCGGGCAGATATGATACGGCTTCTAAGATACGGGTTAGAAAATGAAGAATTTGAGCTTCATTATCAGCCACAAATCAATTTAGAAAATTCACGTATTGAGGGCTTCGAGGCGTTAATTCGTTGGAACAGCTCGGAGTTAGGTAGAATTCCACCAGATCAATTTATACGGCTTGCAGAAGAGTCGCATTTGATTATTCCTATGGGAGAATGGGTACTGCGGACAGCCTGCAAATTCATTCGTGGTATTCATGAGAGTGAGGAAAATAAACCGATTGTCTCAGTTAACGTTTCGGTTGTTCAGCTGATTGGGCATCGTTTTGAGGAACGGGTACTAGATATTTTGCGGGAAACAGGTCTAGACCCTTGTTACTTGGAGCTTGAGGTTACAGAGTCAATGATGATTGAATCTATGGATTTAGTTGCGGATAAGCTGACTCGGTTAAAAGAGTATGGTATTAATATTGCTCTTGATGATTTCGGGAGGGGGTTCTCGTCACTAAGTCACTTAATGAGGCTGCCGATAACAACGCTTAAGATTGACAAGAGCTTCATTGAGCACATTCCGGAAAACCAGGAAGATCAGCCATTAACGGGACTCATTATTCAATTGGCTAAGGGGATGGGGATGAAAGTCGTGGCGGAGGGTGTAGAGAAATATGTTCAATTAGACTATCTTAAAAAATATGAATGTAATTGTATTCAGGGATTTTTGTTTAGCAAGCCTCTCCCGGCTTTAATAGCCAGAGATTGGATTAAAGCGTTTAGTTTACCTATTAGATGA
- a CDS encoding LysR family transcriptional regulator → MSITKYEVFIKVVEQGSLTKASDLLGLTQSGVSHAINSLETEIGFSLLLRGRSGIKLTANGEKLLKPIREMLNWNEQIKQIVTSINGLEAGTIRIGTFTSVSVHWLPGILKQYLNEYPNIEIKLIEGDYEEIENWISNGEIDCGFITIPAQGQFEVIPLKKDRMLAILPLDHPLSQLPYLPFSQIEKEPFIIPSEGSDYDVRRILNIASIKPNIKFSSDDDYAIIAMVENGLGISILPELVLQGRDHNVCLLELEDHSFRSLGIAIHSMKDASPAARRFVNCVQQWLVSWEK, encoded by the coding sequence TTGAGTATTACGAAATACGAAGTTTTTATAAAAGTAGTCGAACAGGGGAGTCTGACAAAGGCTTCTGATTTGCTTGGATTGACCCAATCGGGAGTGAGTCATGCGATTAATAGTCTAGAAACGGAAATAGGATTTTCCCTGCTGCTCCGCGGTCGGTCAGGCATAAAATTAACTGCGAATGGAGAAAAACTATTAAAACCGATTCGTGAGATGCTGAACTGGAACGAACAAATAAAGCAGATTGTGACGTCTATTAATGGATTGGAAGCTGGCACAATCCGTATTGGCACCTTCACCAGCGTATCTGTTCACTGGCTTCCAGGTATATTGAAGCAATATCTGAATGAATATCCAAATATTGAAATCAAGCTGATTGAAGGCGATTATGAAGAGATAGAAAACTGGATTTCGAATGGTGAAATTGATTGCGGATTTATAACCATTCCTGCTCAAGGGCAATTTGAAGTTATTCCTCTCAAAAAGGATAGGATGTTGGCCATCCTACCATTGGATCATCCGTTGAGCCAACTCCCATATCTTCCTTTTTCCCAAATTGAAAAGGAGCCGTTCATCATTCCGAGTGAAGGATCTGATTATGATGTCAGACGAATATTAAATATAGCGTCGATTAAACCCAATATTAAATTCTCGTCAGATGATGATTATGCGATCATTGCAATGGTAGAGAACGGTCTAGGAATTAGTATACTTCCTGAGCTTGTTCTTCAGGGACGTGATCACAACGTCTGTTTACTAGAGCTAGAGGATCATAGCTTCCGGTCACTAGGCATTGCCATCCATTCTATGAAAGACGCATCACCTGCCGCAAGACGGTTCGTTAATTGTGTCCAACAATGGTTGGTCAGTTGGGAGAAGTGA